In Belonocnema kinseyi isolate 2016_QV_RU_SX_M_011 chromosome 4, B_treatae_v1, whole genome shotgun sequence, a single window of DNA contains:
- the LOC117171099 gene encoding uncharacterized protein LOC117171099, whose amino-acid sequence MPFRLLGAPATFQLLVDSLIGPDIAYLDEIVIVNETFKSYQEWVAQVIDRFQGAGLTINIKRCVLGRLSIRHLGFLVNQKGLAGRSGKSRASFLIPSPKNNKTTETVLGNDGMVPSFHSQLCDRRRTIKQVA is encoded by the coding sequence ATGCCCTTCAGACTTTTAGGAGCCCCTGCGACATTCCAGCTACTTGTAGACTCCCTCATAGGGCCAGACATAGCGTACCTCGATGAGATAGTCATCGTTAATGAGACGTTCAAGAGTTATCAGGAATGGGTAGCTCAAGTTATAGACCGATTTCAAGGCGCCGGACTGACAATCAACATAAAGAGATGTGTATTGGGAAGACTGTCCATACGTCATCTCGGGTTCCTTGTTAATCAGAAGGGTTTGGCAGGTCGATCCGGAAAAAGTCGAGCCTCGTTTCTCATACCCAGCCCGAAGAACAATAAAACAACTGAGACGGTTCTTGGGAATGACGGCATGGTACCGTCATTTCATTCCCAACTTTGCGACCGACGCCGAACCATTAAACAAGTTGCTTAG